Proteins from one Rosa chinensis cultivar Old Blush chromosome 7, RchiOBHm-V2, whole genome shotgun sequence genomic window:
- the LOC112178092 gene encoding cation/H(+) antiporter 15 — MTSMNSSMSESEMKKKGYTLQMDTNDNVTVCYFKNRIDTDGLWKAENPLLDSLHVLVIHLFLILFINHVLVFFLRPLRQPRIVADILAGVLLGPTAIGGHPIISKFALSFNNLLTLETVANLGLVYYMFLLGIELDFRPVIRTGKKALSIAVAGIVVSVPVGWSLHYYVLRNQKSKVLKEDEQERLWIQGPLFWGITLATTNFADLARILANLKLLHSDIGRLALSAAVISDLFSGFLFMLAMAFVSINWWSVGLTSAFIAIFVFLVRPALSWIFQCTTKKDSYNELHVCFILTWIVICGFITDACGAHSIVGAFVLGAIMPRELEIKSFLVERIGNFVSSIMMPLFYLVVGLRFNVDRILYAEKGKPNGTTEFDVMVAVALAFTAKIVGTSIAALINKITLRDSMVLGVLMNTKGLLALIILSSARDLKVLDQQMFAIMLVVVWGITVPVGPFLAFSYKSSKRSRLYKLKNIQSVGTDKDFRILACTHTLNNTSGMIELIEASNPLEQSPIHVFAVQLVELTGHASAMLIVHDACKSSKHRHEEEQSNSASNPFETYALQRENVSVQTLTVVSAYNTMHEDICTLAEDKNVNLVIIPFHKKSNIDDGTLEDSNPSFLGINKNVIENSPCSVCVFVDRGLAACRIFSNYNNDFDGSASAVRRHKIVMLFLGGTDDREALTYAWRMAGHSGIHLTVIRLTLPKTSTVDPTRLDDKDNFLEEMASTQRQNQFDDLCIDEFRLKTMNNSAIRLFEEQVSSWEEIHNILRSMEGAYALCIVGKGHGMTLSFKETSMDYDDDDYDELGALGEALVSSRFMTNTSILIIKQGAPLDERKSIEESQYDAWKENKGKQIFDMPIFEEDIDSPLFGDSEYDLDAEPIYDEYDDNYNLIIGSKNHMQKYKSFEALDTENLDQQVVVYNGQSVADSTNTMV; from the exons ATGACTTCAATGAATTCTTCGATGTCAGAatcagaaatgaaaaagaaaggatATACTCTGCAGATGGACACAAACGATAATGTGACTGTATGTTACTTTAAAAATAGAATCGATACAGATGGGTTGTGGAAAGCTGAAAACCCTTTGCTAGATTCTCTTCATGTACTTGTCATTCATCTGTTTCTCATCTTGTTCATTAATCACGTTCTCGTGTTCTTCCTGAGACCCTTGCGCCAACCACGCATTGTAGCTGATATTCTT GCTGGCGTTCTACTGGGTCCAACTGCTATCGGGGGTCATCCTATTATAAGTAAATTCGCACTTTCTTTCAACAACTTGTTGACCTTAGAGACTGTAGCAAACTTGGGCTTGGTTTACTACATGTTCCTGCTTGGCATAGAGCTTGATTTCAGACCAGTAATACGCACCGGGAAGAAGGCTCTTAGCATTGCTGTTGCTGGCATTGTTGTTTCTGTACCCGTCGGCTGGTCCTTGCATTACTATGTACTGCGGAATCAAAAAAGTAAAGTTTTGAAGGAGGACGAGCAGGAACGTTTATGGATACAAGGACCTTTGTTTTGGGGCATTACCCTTGCCACCACCAATTTCGCCGATCTCGCTCGAATTCTTGCAAACCTCAAGCTCCTCCACTCTGATATTGGACGACTTGCCTTGTCTGCAGCCGTTATCTCCGACTTGTTCTCAGGGTTTCTTTTTATGCTGGCAATGGCTTTTGTTAGTATTAATTGGTGGTCGGTGGGGTTGACCTCGGCTTTCATAGCAATCTTTGTATTTCTAGTTCGCCCAGCTCTCTCCTGGATATTCCAGTGCACAACAAAAAAGGACAGCTACAATGAGCTCCATGTCTGCTTCATTCTAACCTGGATTGTGATATGTGGATTCATAACCGATGCATGTGGTGCGCATTCTATAGTGGGAGCTTTTGTATTGGGAGCTATTATGCCTAGGGAACTAGAGATCAAAAGCTTTCTTGTAGAGAGGATTGGCAACTTTGTGTCCAGCATAATGATGCCTCTCTTCTACTTGGTGGTTGGGCTAAGGTTCAATGTTGATCGGATATTATATGCAGAGAAAGGAAAACCAAATGGAACTACCGAGTTCGATGTCATGGTGGCTGTCGCTCTGGCTTTTACAGCTAAAATTGTTGGCACTTCTATCGCAGCCTTAATCAACAAAATTACACTTCGAGATAGTATGGTTCTTGGAGTCCTCATGAACACCAAAGGCTTATTGGCACTCATTATACTTAGCTCTGCTCGAGATCTAAAG GTCTTGGATCAGCAAATGTTTGCGATAATGCTAGTAGTGGTTTGGGGGATCACAGTTCCCGTTGGACCCTTCCTAGCCTTCTCTTACAAGTCCAGCAAGCGTTCCCGCCTATACAAACTCAAAAACATACAGAGTGTTGGAACCGACAAAGATTTTCGGATCCTTGCATGCACTCACACTTTAAACAACACATCTGGCATGATTGAGCTTATTGAGGCTTCTAATCCATTAGAACAATCCCCAATCCATGTATTTGCCGTCCAACTAGTGGAACTTACCGGCCATGCCTCGGCCATGCTCATTGTGCATGACGCTTGCAAGTCCAGCAAACATCGCCACGAGGAGGAACAATCTAACTCTGCCTCCAATCCGTTTGAAACCTATgcgttgcagagagaaaatgtCTCTGTACAAACACTCACAGTAGTGTCTGCCTACAACACCATGCATGAGGACATATGCACCCTAGCTGAGGATAAGAATGTTAACCTTGTAATCATCCCATTCCACAAGAAATCTAACATTGATGATGGGACGTTAGAGGATTCCAATCCTTCTTTCTTGGGCATCAATAAGAATGTGATTGAAAACTCGCCGTGCTCTGTATGTGTCTTTGTGGATCGTGGGCTTGCTGCATGTAGAATATTTAGTAACTATAACAATGATTTTGATGGCTCTGCGAGCGCAGTTAGAAGACATAAGATTGTCATGTTATTCCTTGGAGGGACAGATGATCGAGAGGCCTTAACATATGCATGGAGGATGGCTGGCCATTCTGGGATTCACTTGACGGTTATTCGGCTTACCTTGCCTAAAACGTCGACAGTAGACCCGACGAGACTAGATGACAAAGATAATTTTTTGGAGGAAATGGCAAGCACTCAAAGGCAGAACCAATTTGATGACTTATGCATTGATGAGTTCAGGCTTAAGACTATGAACAATTCCGCTATCCGACTATTTGAAGAGCAAGTAAGTAGTTGGGAAGAAATTCACAATATATTAAGGAGCATGGAAGGGGCGTATGCTCTGTGCATAGTGGGAAAAGGCCATGGAATGACATTATCCTTCAAAGAAACATCAATGGATTACGACGACGACGATTATGATGAGCTTGGAGCACTAGGAGAAGCATTGGTATCTTCGAGATTTATGACGAATACATCAATTTTGATAATAAAGCAGGGTGCTCCTTTGGATGAAAGAAAG TCCATAGAGGAGTCTCAATATGATGCCTGGAAGGAAAATAAAGGCAAACAAATATTTGATATGCCTATTTTTGAAGAAGATATCGATTCACCACTCTTTGGTGACTCTGAATATGATCTCGATGCGGAACCAATATATGATGAGTATGATGataattataatttgattattGGTTCCAAAAATCATATGCAAAAGTACAAGTCCTTTGAAGCTCTTGATACGGAGAATTTAGACCAGCAAGTGGTCGTCTATAATGGCCAATCTGTGGCTGATTCTACAAATACCATGGTCTGA